The nucleotide window CGTCCCTGAGGCTTGCTCCAAGCGTCATGTTTCGTCCACCTTTATCTTTCTTCGTCTTTTACGTTTCAAGTTTCAATTCATTAAAGAACGTATAAGAGTTGATCGACACCTTTTGTATTTTCCATgaaatttaaaaatataaataaaagattATATAATAAGAGTTGATCGACACGACACCTTTTGTATTTTCCATGAAATTTAAGAACGTATATTTAAAACTTAAATGTGTCAGTTTTTGCGTAACAAGCGAAACTCAATTAACATTTCACTTTATTTGCAgattttattttgtcaaaaagtAGTCCCTTTCCCACCGACTGATAAGTCATTTTCTTGCTCATTTGTTTCATATGAATGTTTATTTATTTTGTCAACTATTATAGTCatcgatatttttttttttttgtgaatctttatttgtttaatataaaatTCATATCTACTAATATTTTGTAGAAATCTTACTTATGCTAAAATATAATCAATCACAGTATCACATCATGATTATGAGTACTCTAGTTATTAAGAATGTGCGACAATTTTagtgtatttatttatttattaatgaaCTAAATTAGATCGTATTCGATTTATAAATACGTTGGTATTTTTCAACATTTAAAATCACACCATACCTGTTCTTTGCAGGATTTTAACCCACAACCTGATACAAATTAGattgatatttttttttaaatttttttttaacagctAAAATAGTTTTAAAGCATGAGAGGTTATAAATTGTGTGTTTCAAATTACCCATGTTACtatgtaattttataaattattttaaaattaCTTTGAAGGATATGAAGTCGCAAAAATCCTGATATAACGTGATAGGTGTTGAAATTTTTTCAATCCTCTTAAGTTATAAAAAAACCCTGTCATTTTGGAAGAAAATTACAATCTTGTTATCTACGgaaatgaaaatctttttcaatAACTAAAAagtaaaatataacatttttcaTTTATAAAATTTAGTTGTATGAAACTAAAAAGTGTTATAACACAATATAAAAACCTAGCTATATGAAGATGGATAGTGTCCATTTCTATCTAATATATTAGGTTGCTTATTTTAAAGGATTCGATTATTCAATCAGAATTAATTACATTTTTGTCGGACTTGTTCTAGCAACATACATAACCACGGTCGTCTTGTACATAAATCTACTGAGCGGTGGTGGCGTAGAACAGAAGTACCAAAGACAAACAAGGAGTAATTCTCAAATACACTGGATTAGACTAGGTGCTCTTTAATCGATATGTTCTAAATTTGGTAGTtttgccaaattttcaaaattatatatatgaatTGAAAGAGCTGATGAACAGTACTCTAAATCAAAAGCTCCaaactaaaaaaaacattaataatTGATACCatttataaaaatcttttaattTAATACATTTTTCTATtacattattataattataattatgttTTTTATCCGATATAATATACGTTTTTAACGTCTTATCTctttttacttatttaatttTTCTCCGATAACCTGCGTTTTTTGGCTTAAAAAATTAAATACGTAGCTGTGTTTGATTTAGTTTCTTGACGTTcttatataaattttattgaaacaAAATTATATTTGAAATAGAGTATTTTTTTGTGTAGTAGGCTAGATCAAGTGCCGACGTCATAGTTGTATCGTGACGAACAAAATGAATACCGGCCGAACAAGTCGATACCTGTGTCGATAGATACTTAAAGTTTATACACTTTTAACCCATTTAGTTTGTATATAATTTGATTTTCCTTcgataacataagttcaatacctttttatttaaagttgaatacacaactttatttaatattttttctCATTGTTACTTTATTAATTTTGttgaaaaagatttttttttttcttattaataCCGTGAGTCCGTGATAGGTCGACTCGATACTGACATTGGTACAGGTGTAGTTATTATTGGATTTTTTTCTCATTGTCCCTTTTTAACTTTGTTGaacaagattttttttttcttattttcaaTGTAAAATACATTCTTTTAGACATATCATGACTTTAAATCAAGTGTTGGTGTCATACCGATACCGTAACGAATCAAACTGGTACCAATTGAATTCCTTGATGTAACGAATCGAACCGATACTGACCAAGTACctgccgcatcgcgcgggcaaaTCCACCTAGTTATACATATTATACATATTATTATGAAGTGATGATGAACAGTAAATGTTCAAAGTTCAAtaagatttttttaaataatttttgaataatattattttttagatATTAAAATGAAATGGTAATGAACTTAAATATGCgataagattttttttaaaaaatatatcttttaaatttgtcatatttttttatattagATTTAATGTTGTTCTAATAAATTACATCTGTAGTTTCTCACATACCGTAATGGTACATCACCGCTACCGTATCATATCCAATCGATATCGTCTGAACAACGCCAATACCAATGTatactttattaaaaacgaaGATGTATTCAGATTAGAGTTTTTATGCGCATCATAAACATGTACCATGATGAACCGAACCGGAACCGATTCCGACCGAACTACTTCGATATATACCGGAATCGGTATTATCAGAACCAATATATGTTTTTACAGTTTTCaatcgatgtaaaacacgtgttgTATTCTTTGGACATGTCACGACTTTATTTATCGAAATTTCTCTTTCGGTTACTATAGCGAGTGTCCGTACTATAACGAACCGAACCACTATTGATTGGGTTTCCGCCGCTTAGCGCGGGGAACTCAACTAGTTACAAATTAAAATGGAGATACTAAAATTAAGTGCGTAAAttgatttaattaaaaccaaCCCATGTTTAAATAGCAACGTTAAATAATAAATAGTTTACAACTAAAAACTTAGAATGGTGGTTATGTGTGGGCTCACCTGGTAAACTATTTGGAAGTCAAGTTTGAGTGGGGATCACGTCCAAAATCAAAACAATAGTTTGGTCATAAGTCGGCAGTCGGTTCCAAtaaatacaaaaacaaaaaaaaaacaaaaaaaaaaaacaaaataatataaGGCTATAAGGCCTTTGGatcattttttttaagtttacttgtttttttatttccttttttttaaagtttagtctgtttttattttatttttatttctagtattctagtattataatttttttaatttaataaatttaatttaaaaaaaattaataattgtgtaatgattggatgGGGCGTGATTGAGAATTATTCCACTACGCCCCTTttgtaaaaacgcccaataatgtcCCCTTGCTGACTGGATTGCCATATGGTAAAAAACGCCtaagggtgggggcattattcatCAAACCACTAAGTATGGTCTAACGCTCATGGTCTTCATGACACTCCACATCAGCATCATGTCACTCACTTTTAATTCATCATTCAAAATCACTATCCTAGGGGTGTGATAATGAGttaatgacccaaaccactattctcttattttaatttatttttgtgaaaatgtaaAGGAAATATTGAAAAAGGAATGGAGgcccatggttgccatggtttaatccatgccaaccatggtgAATGAGGTAAGAGGATGATGTAGCAATTCATTAATGGTCCTACATGACGATTGATAACCCAAACATGCCCTCCAAACCCTTTATCCTAATTTCATTAACTACATTTTGTATGGTTTTCATTCAATCAAGAGGGACAATTTTGGTATAATGATTTAATATCAGATCTCACAAACTTTGTCGATGTGTTGTTACATATGAAACTACCGTCTGAACATGTGAGCCATCTTCCTGTTTAAAAATAACAGATCTTTTTCACCTTGTAAATTGGtttcaaaccgaaccgaaccagaAATATTATAACTGGTTTGAGAACTCCTCGATTAAAACCGATTATAAACCGAGCAATAGATCCAAGATTTATGTGTTATGGTATTAGTGAcggacccaatttttttttttttcatatgggTAATCAAGGGGAGGTGGTTAACCAAACTTCTAAAAGGAGGCGACCGGAATTTCGCGTAAAAATAGGTCAAATACAAATGGGTCTTAACATACAAAATATCATGTAAAAAGCGAATGGGTGAATTTTTTTTCTCAACTACTTAAAAATGATGTTTAGttgcaaaatgtaaaaaaaaaaattgtgattttatAGTAGCAGAtcaccattttttttttttttttttacttctgAGATTAAAATACGTGCTtaataaaatggaaaaaaatcaaaaaaataataataaaaaaattccTCATTCAGTTTTTATGTTAAGAGTATTTTGTATGTTAAAGAAAGAACTATTTATAAAATAACTTAACCCTTCAAAATTCATTATACTAGTTTACATGCGGTAGTATAGTATCATAAATATTCGTTCTAGTTCACATAAATTGAGTAATCAGTTGAACCGGTAGTTTGACGGATTCCAATGTGGTTAAACATCGTACTTTAGCATATATAGTAGAAAAGACGTGTTCTTGACTACGTCTAATGTTCTCGTAATATCTTGATAAATACAACATATATACATCGGtgaaatattatattattttttaggGTTCGTTGTTCTTCCAAGTTATCGTATTATAAAATATAGGCAAGTTTACGACTTCAACATTGGACCAATACAATTGACGAAATTTAATGTGTGACTTGATATCAGATTTACTACGATACTTCATTATTTataattggtgtaaatttgtaattatgtaggTCCGGTGTTTGAGGGTGGTGTTAttgtttttaatgaagtttacctttcaaaaaaaaataataatatattttcccGATTATTTTCCTTCTTTAAAACGAGTAGGTGATGCGAAGCCTCTCGCCTCGGCTCTGGGACCATGTCGCCTCGATGCATATCGCACTGTTTAAAACATAGTTTCCTGCTTGTTTAATTATTGACTATGAAACTAAAACTGTTTAAAGAGTGTGTGGCCTAGAGGTATCAAGGTGTGTTAAAAAAGGTGTTTCTTTCTATGTGGTTTAGAGTTCAAGTCATACAAGTGAACGCATGTATACATTTAGGAGCAGAATTAAAAGGTGTGTGAGTTTGTCACTACTTAGCCATTAAAAAAGGCTCCTACTATTCCCACACccctaaaattttattttcacaCCCCTACATCTATACAATTCGTATAGAGTTATATGGGTCGTATAGGAGAATGTTGCAAAAAAAATGTTAGAGAATTTTTTTTTCACCATTTATACGAGCTGTCTAACATTATACAACACGTATAGAATGTTATACGACCCAAGCctcatataatgttatacgaccaaATATTTTCTCTATCTATACGAGTCGTATAGCATCATACAACCTAATGTTTGTCATGTCAGATtattctatacgggtcgtataaccctatacgacccgtatagaggGTGTGAGAATAAGATTTTGTGGTGTgggttttaaaaaaaacataatttgtttcaAAACAGTTATGGTTCAATACAGATTAACTGAATTTCCACTTGGACCAAAATGATAATACATAACCAAAAGTATTATAACCATCGTAGAAACTGCTACAGCttaattccaaaaaaaaaaaaaaaaaaaaaaaaaaaccctaaaatgtTGAACTTTTTATTAGAACACTTAAGAACAACTTATTGACTTGCTAGCACCAGCATGATCAGTTGTATTGGCATTAGTAGCACACTGGGAAACATAAGGTTTCAACTGCACAAAATATGGCTTTAGTCAGTAACCCAAAGTATTACACAAATACATAGGTTAATCAAAAATTAAGTTTCCGTTGTCAAAACGGGTTTGGGTCAAAACATTTCATTTTACACAGAACAAACCAACTTGGGCAGGGATGACACGCTAACACTTTTTCGACCAGTTTAAAACACATCTTTAGATAAATGTCATAAAACGATATAGGAAGCTATAAACAAAGACGAGTATGAATACCTTAAAATCAGTCAAATATGGAACAACATAGTTTGGCAATTTCTGTTGCACCACAACATAACCACCTACACAAATGTAAAACAATATCATAAACGAATGCATCTTCGTtagttaaatttaaaaaaaaaaaaactacccaATAAAATTGTTATTGGTATTGAGAGAATGAGAGCAAAGAGTAGACCTTTGCGCGTGTGAAAACCGGTCGATTTACAATTTTTACCCTTGTAATAATCACGAGGTCCAGTCTTAGAAGTGAGAATAGTAAGTGATGATGTTCGCTTTCGTCTATATGCCCTCCCTATGCCAAGTATTAATCCCAGACCCATTTTTGCTTCACTGAAACAAATGATAATTCAAACAAGAAATCTATCTAGATTCGAAAGAACAAAAAGTACAACAAAACTAATATAAGGTTTGGTACGATGAAACTAACCAGTAAGTGTTTCAATTGCATCAAGGATATGATATGATTTACTAGGGTTTTTGATACCAGATTTAAACCAGAATTATTGATCCTTGAGTAGTATATTAATTCTTATTAAACGGTTACACAACCTATATAGGCCGGGTTTTTGATACCCAATATTGTCAATATGAACAAATACTTTAGTGGGCTTGCCAATTTTATGTAAGTTTTGATCTTAAGCCCATGTTATGATGTTtgtttaaataattaaattaCTTAAATATATGAGTTCTTACAATATTATTCTCAATGTTTTTTTAGTAAATATAAGTTTCAAAAGCTTTGAATTACAACTGAAATCACTTTTATAAGCAATATGCCATTGACCATTGAGGTCTAACAAATGCTTCATTATGTCCTAAAGATTTCACACCAATCTTATTAATATAATTGACAATTGTATTCGTAACTAGACGTTCTATTTCCATGATGAAAACGTTGAAGCGGAGTTTGTAAACACGCGCCAAGGCTAATGGAGCATCAATCATTGATTACAATCTAGTCTCTAATCTTAGGGATTGAGGCAATGAAAGAAGGATTACATGCATGTGTCATATGATCCCAATACTCACTACCTTGAATTTGGAGTTGAGACCTTTTGAGGCCGAGCCGGTCACTTAGAAGTTAGAACTAGTACACCCGATGCTAATAACATACAACTAAACCACACACCCTCTGAACCTACACCTAAGTCTTAAATCTATACCTATGTTCACTATGGGTTAGAACCCTCAACTACTTGTCGATGAACACCTTTgccagggccgtctccgaaaatgaTAAAATACTTTTGGGCCCCGTGCGAAAAAAAATTTTGGGCCCCTCCCCATCAACCGTACATCAAAAAAACCACAATACGACTAtgattataaaataaacaaaataaaagtaGTGTAGCAAAATAACTGAATATATATAAACATACCTAAATTAGTTTGACAACACGAACCTTttcatataaattaaaaaaaaataatagaactAGATATTGACTTATTGAGTTCTTCAAAGTAAATGGTTAAATGAGAAATAAAAAAACCTACAAGAAAACATGTAAAGTTTGTTAGGTAAATGATTAAATAAGAAGAAAAAATGAATAAACTTGCAAATTTGTGGAGGCTCAAATTTAGAtgtgaaaattaaaactaaaaaatagcCTTTTTACAAGTTGAAATCAGCTCcaataaaaaacaaaacataaattgaaaatgaaaaacaaatacGAAACATgaattaaaaatgaaaaagaggATATGGGGATTCGAACCTGAAGTCTACGACACTCAATTTAACTTTTGCATCCATTGAGAAAAAAGATTAATATGTACACTTTCTCCTGTAagaaatttatatataaaatttatattattttttaaacgATTTGGGCCCCTAAATGTTTTGGGCCTTGTGCGATGGCACCTCTTGCACAGGCCCAAAACCGGCCCTGACCTTTGCCACACACTAAGATACCAGGAGGCTATAAGCCATTTGGTAGTTTGGTGTTAGGTACCGATTAGAGCAACACCCAACGGAACACATTATCACAAACACGTAAGcaataaaaaaaatcaacacAAGAATTTACGTGGTTCAGATTTGGTGTGAGCCATAGTCCACGGCTAAATTGGGTATCTCTTTTTTAGCTAAGAACACTACATGATTACAATCAAGATTACAAGAGATATAAATAACCAAGGATTAAGGGTTTCTAACTTGGGGGCTTAAAAATTAAATAGGGGCGTAATTATATAAATTAAACCAGCCCGATAGTCCGCCTTGTCAAGCAAATTAATCCAAGCCCAAAGGCTTCACAAAACCTAACATTTGGCAAATATGAAATTTACAACTACTAATTAACTAAGAATGTCAATTCATATCAAATTATCAGTTTGTACATATCTAGTCCAGGCCCCTACAAGAATTACACGTTTCTTCGCACCAAGTTTATATTAAGAAAAGGCCAGAAAAGTCCAGGCCCCTACAAGAATTACACGTTTCTGGTATATATTACTGATTTCTCACAAATTATATTATCCCACATATAATCGTATACAATCATATGTACTCGTTATGGAGAACTACATAACCCGTTCTGTCTCGTACATATCTAGTGGAACCATATAATTTTAAGTAGGAAGTAACCGTATAATATTTTTGTACATTTTCGGCAATTAACAAAACGACAACGTCAGATACCCCCATAGGAGGATAAAGAAGAATTGATTGTGTGAAACTTAGAATGTTGGGTCGTTAATTTGTGGGCACACCTGGTAAACGATTTGGAAGTCAAGTTTGAGTGTGGATCACGtccaaaataaaaacaataactTGGTCATAACTCATAAGTCGGTTGTCGGTtccaataaaaacaaaataataataataataataataataataataataataataataataataataataataataataataatatattgaTTTAATAACTACTATTCTTATGGTTTTCTTCAATCAAGAGTGGCACTTTTAATAAAATGATTCCAATAATAATAACTAATAAGTAAGTACCATCATGTGAACCATGTATGTTATAATCTTCATTTAATCATAAAAGTGCCAaattaacaaactacaaataaaTGAGAGgtatacggaaaataagttaCGCCTGTAATAGTATTAAGCTTTGGACTGTTTTTTAGTTTCTTTGTTTTTgtgttatattattattaacgACCTAAATCCGATTATATTAGTCGTAGTATAGTATCACAAGTACTCGTTTTGTGAGTTGAGTAACCAGTTGAACCGGTAGCATGGCCGATTCCAGTGTGGTTTAAGATTGTACATATAGCTTTGTAGAAAAGACGTGGTATTGACTAAGTCTAATATTCATGTATATCTTGATAAAACCATATTCTTCTAAGTTATCGCATACTAAAATAAGGAAAACAAAACTTATGACTTCAACATTGGATGAATATTGACAAAATTCAATGTATTTTCCGCTTTTTTCAAACATAACCAAATTCGATGTATGGTCAATAAGATGATTCGTAATGATTATGTGGGTGTGATAAAAACATTTCTGGTCCAAGACACTATTGCCTCGGCGCACTCACCCATTAAAATGGGTTTAGGTGAAAACAAGTCGTtttacacaaaacaaaacaagtcAAGACACGCAGGGTTGGCACACTGATACTTTTTTCGTTTTTCATCCATTTAAAGTAAGAAGTTATTAATAATCAAAATCTTTATTACAAAAAGGTTTACTTGCAGCAAGGAATTGAATTTTCAAGTGTGGAGAAGATCAAGTGGTTTCGATTTGATCGACTAtgtttttagagtaaaatgcttggatagtccctgtggtttggtgaaatttcacctttagtccccagcttttcaaaattacactcttagtctctgtggtttgacaagttgttacttggatagtccccaaatcggatggaggttagtttttctggttaagtTGGTGTGAAATaacaaggactatccgagtaacaacttgtcaaaccacagggactatccgagtaataacttgtcaaaccacaaggactatccgagtaaccttcatccgctttGGGAACTATCCGGGTagcaacttgtcaaaccacagggactaagagtgtaattttgaaaagttggatacTAAAGGTGAAACTTCACCAAACCAAAGGGACTATCCATGCATTTTACTCATGTTTTTATTACCCAATTTAAACAAGAAATATTGATAATTTTGGGCCTTTGGACAATCCGAATTACTAGCTATAATGGGCCTCACCTGCTTTTCAAGTTTTGATCAAAAGCCCATCAAGGATGACATGAAGTTTACTTTAAGCCCATTTGGTCAACCTCTCTCAAGCCCGGatataaaaaaaaagttgataTGTTAAAATATGGGATTTTTTTTTTCCAGatttattaggtttcctccttAATTGGTGTATAAGTATTATTGCCCAATGGAAACAGATATGATTGGGTGGTttcgctggtggcacgatgatactccaatggtccatcagtgatccaaatttgtcgttcatAAAAAAGCGTTAAAATAAGAACCATAAATTTAATTTTGGGATATTGGCCTCTAATAATCTCTACTAAACGCTATTGGCCATTGGCAGTCTCACCTTTTTCTATTCCCCCTATCAGTCCCacattttaattatttttccTCCACCGGTCCTCAGATAAAAAAATTTAAcgaagttaagttttttttttttccgaattacaaactgacgttttagggcttttgatcagaacgaggatacgagcctattgatgtaaaacttatctCGAAACAGTGTtccaaacgacttgatttttgttaatttgaaGTTTAAACATCccaattgaagcaccgttttcgtcgtttggagcacaatttcaaggtaagttttacatcattcgactcgtatcctcgttctgatcaaaagccctaaaacgtcagtttgtaatttggaaaaaaaaaaacttaacttcgcttaagtttttttaactgagAACTGGTGGAGGAAAAATAGTTGAAATGCGGGACTATCAGAGGGAATAAAAAAATGTGGGACTACCAATGGCCAATGACGTCTAGTATAGATTATTAGAGACCAATATCCCTTTAATTTTTACTAGAAACATCAACCCCTCCAATAGTATCTTCTTTTCTCTTTTTCATATTCTTTTAAATAATATACATTCCAACCACATCGTCCATCCAAACACAAATAATTTAACGGCTCCGGTCCAAAATCTTGGGTGTATATCTCAGATTCAAGTATAATCGGGCACTTCATGTAACACTTAAAGTGTTTTTAACGTAAATGCGAAGATTGAACCCAGTAAAGGTCGCTTCATCCTCTATTGGAACGTTAGGACGAAAACATAAACAAGAAGCTTGAACCCAATGTTTCACCCTCTATGGCACCACTTTGGGCAAAACTCAACAGGCTTGTGAATATTTTGTCTCTACCAAAT belongs to Helianthus annuus cultivar XRQ/B chromosome 5, HanXRQr2.0-SUNRISE, whole genome shotgun sequence and includes:
- the LOC110939507 gene encoding 39S ribosomal protein L41-B, mitochondrial — translated: MGLGLILGIGRAYRRKRTSSLTILTSKTGPRDYYKGKNCKSTGFHTRKGGYVVVQQKLPNYVVPYLTDFKLKPYVSQCATNANTTDHAGASKSISCS